TTCCCGCGTTAAAGATAGAACTACTAAACGTTGTACCAAATTCGAAATTCTCGGCTTCTTCTTTTTTCAGATCGCTAGCTGTTCCATAGCGATAAAGGTCAAATAACTGTTTTGTAACAGGACCTCTAATAGCTTCAGCATAGCTGGTGAACAATTTGATATTGTTTGTCAGAGCAATTTCTAAACCCACGTTGGGACTGAAACCAGACATTTCTATTTTTTTGCCATCATTGGAGTCTAATGAGTACCAATCATATCGACCACCGAATGAGAGTAATAGTCGTTCGATTGGCTGCCAATCGTTTTGCAGATAGACGCCCCAAACTGTTCCTTGCTCTGGGTAATCGACGCCACTAGTAGTAAAAATCACTTCGTCTTTACGATAGTCAGTGCCTGCAATCAGGGTTAGATTGCCAATTGTCGAGGTGTTTTGTAAGAATCCACCGAAAGTGTCAGTATCACCATAGCTGTGTCCATAATCTGGGTGTTTATGAGATATCGTTGACTTTGTCTGGTAGAGCGTCGTTTCTATATTAAGCTTTTCACTTTCGGAATATTTGTAGTTTGCTGTTGCAGTGTAACGATCCATTTCTTGATCAAAGGCTGGATTATAGAACCCATCGACAGACGGTGCCCATTCAGGGCGATGTGCTCGTTCATTGTGGTCGACATATACGTCGTAGGCTAGAGAAATATAATTCTTACTATCTAGCTGACCAGATAGTTTGATTAATGCAGATGTTTGTTCAAGAGCCGTTTTTTCATGAGTATCACCATTACCATCTACAAGGTCTCCCTGATCTAAATAGGAAAGTGTGCCCAATAATCCGAGACCTTCGGATATTTCACCATAAAGACTTACGTTTCCAGTGTACCCATCAGAGTTGCTTAAATAGCCTGTTTTAACTTGAGCACCAAATTTTTCGCTACCATTTAACAGGTCATGAGCGTCTTTAGTTTTAAATTTGATTGAACCACCCAAGGCACCTGGACCATTTGTCGCTCGACCCGCGCCGGCACTTACTTCTACCTGTTTCA
The genomic region above belongs to Vibrio ponticus and contains:
- a CDS encoding TonB-dependent receptor domain-containing protein; this encodes MDAVFKLSPVALAIVTFSALAEQPEVIEITGQVLSGVDAVITTDDLDKQQAQDLNDIFRKTPEVTVGGATPATQKLYVRGLEDSLLNIYIDGALQSGRLFHHQGRLTVDPDLLKQVEVSAGAGRATNGPGALGGSIKFKTKDAHDLLNGSEKFGAQVKTGYLSNSDGYTGNVSLYGEISEGLGLLGTLSYLDQGDLVDGNGDTHEKTALEQTSALIKLSGQLDSKNYISLAYDVYVDHNERAHRPEWAPSVDGFYNPAFDQEMDRYTATANYKYSESEKLNIETTLYQTKSTISHKHPDYGHSYGDTDTFGGFLQNTSTIGNLTLIAGTDYRKDEVIFTTSGVDYPEQGTVWGVYLQNDWQPIERLLLSFGGRYDWYSLDSNDGKKIEMSGFSPNVGLEIALTNNIKLFTSYAEAIRGPVTKQLFDLYRYGTASDLKKEEAENFEFGTTFSSSIFNAGITVFHSEIDNVITSSRSNRVYGNRGTLENKGISAFFGLSYDSLDANLSYNSSSPKLNGEYLSDENRSLGTTIGDTWVLTTDYDLNGALSLGWTSTFVERMTDISDPTVSSEKPGYAVHDLYAQWLPLSNEDLILTLSIKNIFDKYYQDHGTYAKYVGYDYTTGLAAPGRDFRFNVSYAF